The genomic region cgcaccatattctagtaaaatcagagagtacagcaagcacctctaccagtttcgaaacttattagtctctcatcaggaggcacatatgctgctctcgctcatccaaccaaaacaaaccccggcgtgcagtcctggattgcaacgaacgaaatggcatagatgccctagcggcaactgctagcaaaagattaagttttcactctaacggcatataaaacaacataatgttactctacatcccaccggactgaaaacaatgggaaccttctctggttacacctccgaggcttctacaatttgcaagctatacggatgctgagactaaggaagatgaaggaattttaccatttataattcacgtcccatctgctcagcgcggcaAAGTTCCAaagagaatggttcccttcatactcaagATGGGACGTGAGTTATACATTGTAAAATTCTCAGCATCCGTTacggcttgcaaattttagaagtctcggaggtgtaaccagagaaggttcccattgttttcaatctggtggtattattggtattattttatgtgctatttaTGTCTTttactagcagttgccgctagggcatccctgccatttcgttcgttgcaatccctAACTGCAcaccggggtttgttttggtctgatcagagagagcagcatatgtgcctcctgatgagagactaataagtttcgaaaccggtagaggtgcttgctgcactctctgattggactagaatatggtgcagctctattttagttttgcaacgaaattgaaaatggttattcatttttgatttacatgtttactctgattggagtatgaagggaactattctcgttagAACTTtgccacgctgagcagatgggacgtgaattataaattgtaaatttcacttatcttccttagtctcagcatctgtatgacttgcaaattgtagaagtctcggagatgtaaccagagaaggttcccattgttttcagtctggtgggatgtagagtaacattatgttgttttatatgccattggagtcaaaacttagtattttgctagcagttctatgccatttcgttcgttgaaatccgggactgcacgccggggtttgttttggttggatcagagaaagcagcatatgtgcctcctgatgagagactaataagtttcgaaaccggtagacgtgcttgctgcactctctgattggactagaatatggtgcggctgtattttcgttttgcaacgaaattgaaaatggttattcatttttgataaatatcTTTATATGTCGTTGGATGCGTCATTTTTGGACAAGCACATCTAAACCAAAAGGTACCTCACGGGTAACTACCTAAATCCATAAAGCGCATTAATCCAAACTGGGTTTAATCTAGGTTTCTTTCGCAATGACTTCTTATGCTTCCATgaagaatacaaagaaaaattttcaatgtcTACAGCACTGTTCTTTGACCATCAGGCCTAATAGATACAAATCTAAGTGGAATTCTACCTGAAAGTGAAATTTAAGGAATCAATGAACTACAACTACTTTTCTTCTAAATGCAACTTTTATTTACTTACGTTtaaaacataaacataaacatttTATAACTTAAGCTAATACATTCTATATACAATATGTACAGATATGGGGTAAATACACTAAACATTTTATGATACAAAATTGTGATAGATTTTTTTAGGTACATGTAACGAAGCatgtgtaaatataaaaatattctagCTCATTTGAGTGCAATATCTAGTTTGGTCAAGTTGTGCAATTTAAAGTCAATGCTATGTTTTAGTATTCTGATCTATACTTTGTTTTGCGCCATACTATACATAGGTacgtattaggtctggatcccgcgtatgaaaaaaaagttgattaatagcaagctgaaaatttgttaatagcttaatggtgtctagtaggacaaactttcatatatgggaacactggaacaggggaagttttaattgtggaacaggttaaaaatttggaacggtcagaccacgaaaacggcacatgtattttgtccgacagaacagacttaaactctccgaacagagattactGTCTATTCGGTAGCCTTACACCGGTCACGGATTAAGAAAGAAATAAACGAATTGATTGGTCCGCTGTAGTTTGACTATTTACACATGGGTGCGCATTGATTTTTTATTTGAGGGGGTtcttatataaatcaaataatttaaaattttaggtGTTTGTATAGCCTCAGAAGCCTAAACGATATAATTTCATGATTCTTTATAACAGTTCATTACCCGTAGCAAAAAAATCAATATACCTTATATTAATAATTGTTGCATGAatatcaatataataaaaataaaacaaattataacttataaaaggtagaaggctaaacgttgctgtattgttgatgttttaatttaatttgtaaaaTAGTTTTATATAAAGTCACAATCAATTTAAGTGATCTATTAAAGCGGCCACAATGCAGCCTAGTCAATAAGTTGGATGTTGACAAGCGAGACCTGGCGGCTGACCTTCTCGTATTGTGTATTTTTCGTTGTGTATTTTCGCTCAAGGTCACCCGCCAGCTATCGTTTGTCGGATTGTATGTACCTACaatatctacaaatagtttcgatTTCAAACAAATCACACTTACTAAAATGATCACGCCTTGAAAAGGATCCGGAAATCCCACAGCAGGGCATTATGTAAACatcaaatatttaagtaaaatgctaaataatattaagtcaatatacgtaccaattttttttttctaaaattatttagtCGTTATTGTTCACACTCTCATCACCATCGCTGTCATTGTCATCGCTGTCGTCACCGTTAATTGTTATTATGATTGGGCTTATttcgttaattttattttcacgaatccaCCAATCCTCAATTAATTTTTCGCACTTGGATATACAGTTCCGCCATACTTCTAGAGTTGCAATTGAAAGTGCTTCTCGCCAAGTTTCCCAAAGCGCTTCGTCAGTATAACCATTAGGCCCAATATGGTTGTCATAATATTGTTTTGCTGTTCCCCATATATATTCGATGGGATTAAACTGGCAGTGGTATGGTGGAAGACATAAAACTTGATGCCCGTAACTTTCAATAACCTGATCCACCACAAAGATTTTTGGTTTTGCATGTTCTTTTGCCAAACGTAACAACACAGACTTTAATATATGCTGTGGAATAGATATGCGTTCATTTGTTAGCCATTCTTTAATTTTATCTACATTCCACGAATTTGTTGAACTTTTGTTTAGTATTTCTGATTGGTAAGGCGCATTTTCTAAAATAATTACGCTGGGCTCACTTATTCCGGGAAGAAGTTTTTCCATTTCACTAGATGCAAAATTTACTGAATGCATTAACATTATTTAGTGGTGGCCGCATGTCGAAATAACTACTCTGTGATAGACCACATAACGAATTAGCTACTCTGCGGTAGACCGCATGTTGGATGGTAGAACGCATATCGAATCGGCACTAATCTATATATtatttcgtatttaaaatattacttgcgGGTAAATCCTAATTGTTCTTTTAGTCAAGGAAGTCTCTTCGCATCCGCTCGGGAAAATATTCTAGTCAGGtgttttgcataatcttactcctAAGGTAGTATTAAGTTTTTGCTAAGAAAAGTATTTCTAACAATGGTGCATTGTATTTTATTATCCatcttattatttttccttaagttaccttgtttattaaattttaatcaaaaatttactaaaaatttaataactaataGATATTGGCCCTCTACGCACCCGAGGTCTACGCTTATGTTATTGGTATACCTAAAATATTACAATCGACCTGCCGattcgtttgtttctttattaattcCCAACCGTTGTAAGTCCACCGAATGGACagtaaactctcatgcaaaaatcagactgttatttgtcaccaaatgggcgttttaatgagtgaaacatgtagaatatgtcatatgacaggaattatgacaggtgataaatagcagtctgatttttgcatgagagtttaatctctgttcgaagagtttatgtcaattctgtcggacaaaataaatgtgccgttttcgtgttctgaccgttccaaattttcaacctgttccacaattaaaactgcccctgttccagtgttcccatatatcaaagtttatcctactagacacccttaagctattaacaaattttcagcttgctattaatcaacttttttttcatacgcgggatccagtcctATATCTATGGGTTTGTaagaaatgatttaaaaaacTAATCAAAATATCTATTTACCACTAgcgatggcggttgttgacaaaacaccggctTTCGGTTATTCGGTTTATTTAATTACGATTTAACCTAGTGGTTAAAACCGGttagaaaaaaccggttattccaaaaaccgatGTTCGTTTTTTTAAGCAATAGCCAAcacccaataggttacaatgttataTTAATTTGCACTTTAggttgcgatactccattcgaataGATATCAAGATTATCGATACTATTGAAAGAATATATCTATACTAAGATATTCAATCGATTTATAAACTGCGCCGGCATCTGCTCCTATTGTGTAATGGAACGGGGAAGGGGAAACTGGAAGTTAGAATTAGCCAAGTGGGATCGAAAATAGAAATCACTCATCAGTTTTGCCAAATTGGTTTAGGTCAGCTTTTTCTCACCATTTTCTctctgaattcattattttttctagatgtAATTTATCCgatttttcaccggttattactaaAAAAAAACGGTTATAACCGGACAAAAAGCAACCCGAAAAACCGATTTTTgtgaagtaaaaaaccggtttgaGGTGATAACTGCTAAGTTTTTTCCATTCCTATTTACCACCGCTTCTTGATAGATACCACTAGATGCATATATTATGAGCTGAATTAAccaaatattttttagaaatattttatatgAAATTTTGACTTCTAGCTCAgaaatcttttttaatttttgtattttgaaaacgatttccaagcagtaaatataaatataataattttgtaaaattaaataTTGTTAGTTACATTTGTCGCTAATTCATTTTTCTCTAATGATTGTTTGTCTGTGCAAGCCTTACGGAAACAGCAGCCTTTTGTGGAGACAGGTATTTTAAAATTGTAGTGTACAACTATGATGTTTGGTATCAGCAAGATGTATCTAAATCATTCAGGATGGGTTAGAACAAAAAACGGTAACATTCATTATATCCAATAGCACTATAGCTCAAGTCGTGCCTCACTCAGCCTCTTTAGCCCTTGGCCTCAGTAAGCTTCAGTAAGCTTCTCCAAAGATCTACTGCTTTGTTTTTCCATAAACGTACTTTTTGGGAGGTTTTCGCAATCCTCAACTATTTGATCCTCCCATATTTTTTTGGTGTTCCACTTTTTTCTTGCATTCCTGCGTTTAGTGATTTGCTGGAGATTCTGTTGTCGTGCATTAGAACTACATGTCCTCATTACTATAAAAGCTGTAGCCTAGTGTACTCTGCTTGTGTTGGCTTTCTATTGTATTCGTATATGTCTGTGTTGTGTTTAAATATGCATTTGTTATTTTCATGGGTTGGACCCAGTATCTCACATTGCTTGCAATTCTGGTCAATCTGATATGCTGTACCACAACAATGGAGATACAACAATGGAGAAGGCATAATCTTAAATCAAGAAACTACCAGCCATGTTAAAAACTTTGAGATTATCCGGGTGTACGACCATATAGCTGATAAACCAGAAGACATAACTGAAGCATTCTATGAGTTATCCACCACCTTAAAAAGACCTCCCAAAAAGGTATAACTCTGATTTTGGGTGATCTAAATGCCAATATTGGTAGGGGAAAATCGGGAGGATTTATAGAACAGTTTGGGCTTAAAGAAAAAAATGAGCAAAGAAACTGATTGTGTGAATTTGTAACAAATGAAGAGTTTATGATTACTCACACTTACTTCAAACTCCCATATAGAAGATTATACACATGGAAATCACCTCAAGATCCTCCAATAAAATATTCCTTAACAGCATAATATCTGTCAAGACATACCCAGCAGCTGATGTCAAATTAGACCATAACCCACTGATTAACAAAATTATAGTCATGCTAAAGAAAATTCAACGTAGTCCCAACCCAAAATTCAACACCATTTTACTGAAAGGCCAACATACAGAAATATTGTAAAACAGAACAACTTAAATACCATTATTAAAACGGATGTAATGGATTAGGAGCTTGACAAGTTGGGAGTTTCACAAGAAATATAAGAGAAAATCCTCAAACcaaatgaaataaagaaaaatcgTGAATGACAAATGAGAGTTTCGATATGATGAAGGAGAGGTGAAAGTTCAGAGATTAGGACACggcattataaaaaattattttgtgaatatttattcacaaaagttaaagaagctgcaggccTATACATGCCTAGAAGGATCCTGTGTTTGACAGGCACCTTCTGCCTTTCATAGAATCtagaatatattttttctaagtaTCACACCCTGTGTGACACTTAGAAaaaatatgtggaagtaacttATGCAGATGAAAaagatgaaaggcagaataccattgaagacacGGAATGTCAAACAGGACCCCCGAGTAGGTACCATCaaagaagtcacgtcagctagTATGTAGTAGAAAAAGTAAAGATGGTAAAGTTGTAGGGCTTGATAGGCTGTGCAGAATTTCTGAAACTCATGGATGAAGCgggaataaaatggataacaacaataataatgctttgttataaataattaacaataaataaacaaactttaaaaaacaataattatagatcagaatataaacatattaacaaaaattaaaaaaaaactctaaATAATTTCTAAACAATTTTGGTTTAAGGTTCTAAACTAGGTTAAATGAAACCAAAATTCATCTAAGGGCATATATTAAGAATAATGAATAGAACTTCTATGTttctaaaatttttgtttattcaatTTGAATATccaaggtgtttctaaataagtatcacaaactttaagaggaaacagtagcgatcaacaggtagcgaaaacgcgttccaagattgcggctgtaatttggaatatttcgagatatttggcacacgtatccgtaatataataaagaatggcggtacagatcccaatttgaaaaatatattaatatgtggaaattactctgtaattaaatacaatattaaaaaaacttgcctgtaccgccattaagaagaacaaaaaaatacactttcttcaaataaacttttttatccggaTGCCTAGactttgtgtcattttggaactactatttcattggtagttccaaaatgacacaaaatctaggcatcagataaaaaagtttatttgaagaaagtgtatttttttgttcttcttaatggcggtacaggctctttttttaatattgtatttaattacagagtaatttccacatattaatatatttttcaaattgggctctgtacggccattctttattatattacgaatacgtgtgccaaatatctcgaaaaaatattcaaaattacagccgcaatcttggaacgcgtttttgctacctgttgatagctactgtttcctcttaagggtaattctacatgaaaaaataatgacagttattaTAGCtcgataaacatatgtccgcaaatgcttagtttccgagaATATggtgtgttgaaatttttctttcaaactgccaatttatttattgctctaagaccgctTGAGCTATAAAACTGAAATTTGGATGGGTTTTAAAAGGTAATTATTACGCATTTTACGGCTAAtgttctgatttttttaaagagAAAAATAGTACACCACAGAGatatgtcaaataaaaaattatttttgagttcctcgtttaatttatgataaaaaacttTCTTGTCTTATTTTAATATGGtgtaaaatttttatgtaaaaaaatcatcTTATctcgtatttttcatttctttaataCATTATCAATAACTATCTAACAGAATAATACTTAACTAGAGCAATAACAGAAAAGAACActaattaccagagaacggcagttctcgccagtggcgcacacccaaactcccctacatgcgacactatatatacacgaaattttagattttctaaatctgactgaattgaaaattgggccaattCGCAttttaaagttcaggaaaagactcacccattcatatgtcaaacatccattttggtctaagggtgtggattttacggcccttcctatttagggtctgtttttcgttctcgtccccaaaactcccaaaaacttcaataATTTAAGTCcggcctttgcggcttctgatagtactaatcactacctttccaacgcatgtttaattttgaaaataggttataccattcaaaagttaccgagctcagaaatatgactcaatttttatttaaaaaagggaaaatgtttgtggatatgtatgtatgtatgtatgtgtgtggaaaagttaaaccgattttatttttttttgtgtttgaagaggggggtCATGGTCGATACAGagccggtgtagtttgtgacttttgaccacccataagccagctataggacttggtaagtacaaaacggcatattttttgggggtatatatcttcggatcaagaagagacaggagaacagcaAATACATCAAAGCAATAGGTTGAGTTAAgatttcaaatggtgtctaagccgttaggatcagacatacacacggctcagtatagctgaaaaactgaaacactaaactttgaaaattttggtttttcaacaattactcaaaatttcaacccaCGAATTTTGCCAATAAcagagcgtttgtagaaggactctagacgaatctaacggtgtatacctcatatccgggaaaattcaaatttttaagttataggcttcataagtatgatctaATCTATTTCTTGTGGggaaaacggtttctcaagctcaataattcctataatagcttcagttatcatacttgaccttagatccatcaaaTACTACTAGTCcatacgttttaaactcatgtttaccgatcaaaatcggttaagccgtttagaagttattaagctacaaaagtataatccaattaacgattattcccgaaatggtttatgtagttgtagtggttacgacgctaaatttgatctggcaacgggcaatccgacttcatttaccggccacctcaataatttttttttcaatctatttctaatagcaaaaaatctagtgtacattcgatggaaaCTAGAttatttgggagataatgcaacaaaggtgaccatttataaagcttaacgtgtaatagaagaacattgcattcaacttcatacatttaatttataaataactttgaaaaactcctgataagaataaaaaaccgctaaatgccgtaaaaatgagtggcgcatacaatattccagctaaaaaagatctgatatgaatattacgtggcgcgaaaatgtattttcatt from Diabrotica virgifera virgifera chromosome 3, PGI_DIABVI_V3a harbors:
- the LOC114329825 gene encoding uncharacterized protein LOC114329825 — encoded protein: MLMHSVNFASSEMEKLLPGISEPSVIILENAPYQSEILNKSSTNSWNVDKIKEWLTNERISIPQHILKSVLLRLAKEHAKPKIFVVDQVIESYGHQVLCLPPYHCQFNPIEYIWGTAKQYYDNHIGPNGYTDEALWETWREALSIATLEVWRNCISKCEKLIEDWWIRENKINEISPIIITINGDDSDDNDSDGDESVNNND